ATCATCTAAGTTCATAGTAACAAAATTACAACTATATACTATATATTATCTCAGTTCCTCAAACGCATTATCAAATAAAAAGTAATTTCATTACATTCTCATAAAAAAAATACAAGTATAAACTTAATTTTACCATAATTAATAAGAATCTTTTATAAATATTTTCCTATTAGCcttattaatgtgtgcccttagtACATACGTTAAAAAAACCAAAATACGAGATTGCAAGTAGTTTTTGGGCAAATCATTAAGGTTAAGAAGACCAAGATACCGAAAAACAATACCAAAACTCGAGACTTGGTTACGCTAATTGCAACGATTTGAAGTTCACAATCGACATCTGTAATCGACAAATCATAACACCACCGAGTGACACCATATCATTAGAAATCGAAATCAAAAAGTTCGGTACACGTGAAATTATCATAAAGCATTGGCATAGTCTCAGGATGTGGCACGGCCGAGAACTTGGTAACATTAAATCTCAATTTCGGGGCTTCGAACCGAAGAAAAGCTCCCTCATTACCAAATTGATCACAATAATTCGGAGCCGAAAAAACCGTAACAACCGTACCATTATGCTCAAATTCATACCCTTCTTGTTTCACCTCATGTGACCTTACTAATAAAATCAACTCATTATCTTCCAAAAACTTTTTCGTCACGTCCGGGCCGAATTTTAGGCCCACACCCCGTGGGCTCGGACCTCTACCCAGGTCCGAGCCCGGATCACTCCATAATAACTCACACATTAGTCCTTCTTGGGGAGGTTCTCTAAATCGGTCAATTGCACGGATATCGGATAATTTTACGCCGTCTTCACTAAATAGACCGCCATGTGTCACAAATACCTTATTATTAATCACATGAGCTAAAGGTAAGCAACAAAAAACTTGAGCAAATaaatcaacaaaagtataattcAATTTCGTCTTGATCTCGGATTTGAACCCGTAATACTCGTTCATGCTCTTGCTTTCGTGATTTCCCCTAGCTAAAAACATTGAATTCGGGTATAAACACTTGAACGCGAAAAGCGTAAGTATAACTTCAATTGAAAACGACCCTCGATCAACAAAATCGCCATTAAATAGATACGGGTTATCTTCGGACGGATATCCATTAATCtcgaatatgttaattaaatcgTAAAATTGTCCGTGAAGGTCACCACACACGGTAATATGTTTTCCGTCGGGTACACTTATATCGACAAGCGTAGGCAATTGAAATAATAAATCACGGGTTCGTACGAGGATTTGATATGCAAACTTTTCGTGTAGACAAATTTCGTTCTTAAAGTCGTCTATCATGCTCTTTATAAATTCTAAGGTAATTGATTCGCCTTTGAATCTTGGCCCGGAATAATTTGGGTCGACCACATTGAGTTCGATTGGAATAGGCATCGTTGGCGAATATTTGTTGCTCGTAATGACTTGAGAATTTTTGGTGcgactgggacggagggagtatattacgGAAAGTGGGAATACTTGTGTAGGTTTGATATTATGTAACAAGGAATATTTGATGtgtatatatacaaaaaaaattgTCTAACACTTTCCTAAACCGTATAGATGGTTAGAGTTGGATTAGGAAAATACCACTTCAATTaattaaaaataagaaaaataattaaattttTATCAAATGGTAATTTTTTTGTAATTCCGTAGCTTGGTCTTTTGCTGGTAGGAAGTCAAATAGAGTAGCACACGAGCTTGCTCATGCTCGTCCGTGAGGACTTGGCATGCATTAATGGCACCCACATATCGGTTTTctttcaaaaaaagaaaaagacaaagaaaaagaaaaacaatagttttactttttttttttttttttttttttttttgggtttagtGGTCAGGAACTTTAGGGTATTAAATTTATGGAGCGAATTACACCCGCAGTGTTTAATTCGTACCAAGTTTTTTATTCGTTTTTGAAATACACTTCACCTTCGAAACCAAGCTTGTATACATGGGCGTCTTAAATCAAATGGAGACCCGGTGTACCATAAAAAAATGAGGCACTAAATATGAATGTATAAGTGTAGTACATATCGAGGTTTGTATAGAATTTTATTAGTAAAACTTATAAATTCAGTGGCCAAAACTGAAGGCCCGATTCTGTCGCCCGTGGTCGCCCGGGTATTAGACGCCCCTGCTTGTATATAACGTTACAAAGGTTTATGGGCCTAAAATCCGACATTCTCTTTTGAGTTCTGTTCTTTGTAATCAACACAATATGGGTCCGATTAAGAAAAGCACTCCATGCCAAATCCGAAGAACCATATCGATCAACCGACATACAGGATATTGCATACAACTATTTATTTAGTGTAGCTGCGCAATCAATGATAAGTTTTTCTGTAATGCAAGTTTAAGGTTTAACATGTATGCCCGTATTATTATGATTTTGAGCACTAACAAACATGTTCATTATTCTCAAATACGCGTTAGTTGCGTTATAAAAatatttaattcaattaattatTGTATGGGTTTTGCACTTATAAATTGAGATGATTTATCATTTAAACTTATACTATAATACATTTCAAGAAACAAATAACAAGAATTGAGTACGTAATAACATGGGAAATCATAATAATGCCCTAACTACTCTTATGTTATTTCTCGCATTTGCATCTATTACACACTTTGTAAGTATCTCCTACTCTTTAGAGACCTAGCAATGATCATGATCGATTTACGGGCAATGATGGTATTATCGCATCGTCAATGTTTATGGTTTTTATTTATGTTTAATGCATGGTTTGCTTGCTAAATGTTAAGGATATCAAATCTATCCTCATCAAGTTCTTTGCAAAATGTATTGTTATATTAATAAATGCTTGTAATTTTATGCAGAATGTGGTTGAGGGCCTTGAGGCTGACACTTGCCAACATTATATTTTGGTGAAGACTGGCAATGTTAAAAGTGCGGGTACAGATGCACGTGTAACAGTCAAGTTATATGACGCGCAAGGTCAAATGATTGAATCCACTAATTTACAAGAAAAAGGAACTGACAAGGGCAAGCTGAGACTCCATTATCGACCAATTGAGGGACGTCTAGGTGTTCAAGAAGTTTATTATAGTGATCCCTACAACTATTTTGAGAGAAATCAATTGGACTCTTTCACTATCGAATCTAATTGCCATACTTCTAAACTTTGTAAATTAGAGTTAAGCCATGATAATACAGGCACAAAACCCGGTTGGTATGTTGACTATTTAAGAGTTCAAACTAACTATCCTAACGATATACCAAGATTGGCTTTTGAAGATACTAAGTTTGAAATTAACCAATGGCTTGCTAAGGACGAGAAGCCAAACTCGCTTAGCGTTCAAAAGAATTTATGCGGATCTTCTAATTAATATTGAAAAATGAGATGATGTCGCTGTTGACAATTGTAATATGCTCTTATGTAGATCTATATAAGTAGTCAGTCAAATACTTGTGTTTTGTATTTGTTTTCATGTTTAatactagttttaatcccgtgcaatttgcacgggatTGCAGTTTTTAGTGTTGTCATTTTTGAATAATGTTTAAAAGAATGATTAACCGTATTTAAGATTTTCGATTTGTAATATAATTTTATATGCAATTACTGAGTATGTATATAGGTATATGAGTTATGACCGACGTACTAAAAATATTATAATATTAAAAACACAGTTTATATTCAAAGTATATCAAAACATAATGAACCTATATAAATTTGAAATATCATAACATTGTTACAATATACAATCATAAGTAAATGGTAATACAAAAATCTCAAAATTTTCTTTATTATATATGCATTTTTCATTGTCACAACTTACTCATAAATTAGAGTTGTCAACCCATTTTCACTTATGATGCAACGTATTGTTaaaccacaaattctcattatagacggatagtggtagtgtccctctcacaaatgaaagtgggtagtgcaagtgggtggaaaatggatacccccacttgccctctcactttaattttgtgaaagaaccactatccgtctatagctatagatggATA
The Silene latifolia isolate original U9 population chromosome 11, ASM4854445v1, whole genome shotgun sequence genome window above contains:
- the LOC141612659 gene encoding serine/threonine-protein phosphatase 5-like, which translates into the protein MPIPIELNVVDPNYSGPRFKGESITLEFIKSMIDDFKNEICLHEKFAYQILVRTRDLLFQLPTLVDISVPDGKHITVCGDLHGQFYDLINIFEINGYPSEDNPYLFNGDFVDRGSFSIEVILTLFAFKCLYPNSMFLARGNHESKSMNEYYGFKSEIKTKLNYTFVDLFAQVFCCLPLAHVINNKVFVTHGGLFSEDGVKLSDIRAIDRFREPPQEGLMCELLWSDPGSDLGRGPSPRGVGLKFGPDVTKKFLEDNELILLVRSHEVKQEGYEFEHNGTVVTVFSAPNYCDQFGNEGAFLRFEAPKLRFNVTKFSAVPHPETMPMLYDNFTCTELFDFDF
- the LOC141612797 gene encoding PLAT domain-containing protein 3-like, translated to MIMIDLRAMMNVVEGLEADTCQHYILVKTGNVKSAGTDARVTVKLYDAQGQMIESTNLQEKGTDKGKLRLHYRPIEGRLGVQEVYYSDPYNYFERNQLDSFTIESNCHTSKLCKLELSHDNTGTKPGWYVDYLRVQTNYPNDIPRLAFEDTKFEINQWLAKDEKPNSLSVQKNLCGSSN